A stretch of the Filimonas lacunae genome encodes the following:
- a CDS encoding nucleoside recognition domain-containing protein: MGLLDFSKILYSVVAVLGGIALIRGAVRHKNGALGIVWMLFFYVALVIGLFKFTFLQDVDIFRKLVDGVFDSAKISIMDVALPLAGTMVFFLGLMSIAEKAGAVNWLARMLNPFMTRLFPEVPDNHPAMGQMVMNFSANMLGLDNAATPFGLKAMESLQSLNKDKETASNAQIMFVILHTSGLVLIPLSIISYRLASHSANPASVFIPCVLGTVITTLAAIVIIGIRQRIKWDWVLVCWMLGIAAAVALLSITVGMMSAENKGVFSKVAGNLILLLLIVIIISGGVWKKVNVFDAFIEGAKGGFDVVLKIIPYLVALLVGIRVFRESGALAYITDGLSFIIGYTGVNTDFVPALPTAIMKPFSGGGARGLMIDTMTVYGPDSFVGQLACVFHGSADSTFYIVAVYFGSVGIKKVRYAISMGLLAELIGVIAAIFIAYIFFH, encoded by the coding sequence ATGGGCTTACTTGATTTTAGCAAAATTCTTTATTCTGTAGTGGCTGTTTTGGGCGGAATTGCACTGATAAGAGGGGCGGTACGTCATAAAAACGGGGCGCTGGGTATAGTTTGGATGCTGTTTTTTTATGTAGCCCTGGTGATCGGCCTTTTTAAATTCACCTTTTTACAGGACGTAGATATTTTCCGCAAACTGGTAGACGGGGTGTTCGATAGCGCTAAAATCTCTATTATGGACGTGGCGCTGCCGCTGGCAGGTACCATGGTGTTTTTTCTGGGGTTGATGAGCATTGCCGAAAAAGCGGGGGCCGTAAACTGGCTGGCCCGCATGCTAAACCCGTTTATGACCCGTTTGTTTCCGGAAGTGCCTGATAACCATCCGGCTATGGGGCAAATGGTGATGAATTTCAGTGCTAACATGCTGGGGCTGGACAATGCCGCTACTCCCTTTGGTCTGAAAGCCATGGAAAGTCTTCAAAGCCTGAATAAAGACAAGGAAACCGCCAGCAATGCACAAATTATGTTTGTGATTTTGCACACCAGCGGGCTGGTATTGATTCCTTTATCTATTATATCTTACCGCTTAGCTTCCCATTCTGCCAACCCAGCCAGCGTATTTATACCCTGTGTGCTGGGTACGGTTATTACTACTTTGGCTGCCATTGTAATTATTGGCATACGCCAGCGCATTAAGTGGGATTGGGTGTTGGTTTGCTGGATGCTGGGTATTGCTGCTGCCGTGGCCCTGCTGTCTATTACGGTGGGCATGATGAGCGCAGAAAACAAAGGTGTATTTAGTAAGGTAGCCGGCAATTTAATTTTGCTGCTGCTGATTGTAATTATTATATCGGGCGGGGTTTGGAAGAAAGTGAATGTGTTCGACGCCTTTATAGAGGGCGCGAAAGGCGGGTTTGACGTGGTGCTGAAAATTATTCCTTACCTGGTGGCCTTGCTGGTGGGTATTCGTGTGTTTAGGGAAAGCGGCGCTTTAGCCTATATTACCGACGGCCTGAGTTTTATCATAGGATACACCGGCGTAAACACCGATTTTGTGCCGGCATTACCTACGGCCATTATGAAACCGTTTAGCGGGGGAGGAGCCCGTGGGCTGATGATTGATACCATGACGGTTTACGGCCCCGATTCGTTTGTGGGGCAGCTGGCTTGTGTGTTTCATGGCTCGGCCGACAGCACTTTTTACATCGTGGCGGTGTATTTTGGTAGCGTAGGTATTAAAAAAGTACGATATGCCATTTCAATGGGTTTATTGGCGGAATTAATAGGAGTTATAGCGGCAATATTCATCGCTTACATATTTTTCCATTAA
- a CDS encoding ABC transporter permease, which produces MSGNKYNQLKAMFAITRAGLQSIMRSPSTVMFSIGFPMVFILVFGFMGGGSGVSFKIAFDPACDTNNAVYHIIQNTPGIKTVTKSGKELQEDLEKGRIVAVLNIQKNGKLASAADSMAFLNGNKGADYNIQLKSSEAVNPQTLATFQNIFLAGIINKLNKGTYPNVPTVADISPDVQKVPGRIYRTIDFILPGQLGFSLMSASVFGVAFLFFSLRQQLVLKRFFATPITRPYIILGEALSRVIFQMITAVVIVVIGTFAFHFTLVKGFETFLEIMFLSFLALIVFMGYGFIVSGLAKTESTIPMMANIFTLPQFLLAGTFFSIDAFPAWLQPLCRILPLTHFNEAMRNIAFEGANLISCWQNIGVMLIWGVIAYAAAVKVFKWE; this is translated from the coding sequence ATGTCGGGCAATAAATACAATCAGTTGAAGGCAATGTTTGCCATTACCAGGGCCGGTTTGCAGTCTATTATGCGCAGTCCTTCCACGGTAATGTTCAGTATAGGTTTCCCGATGGTGTTTATACTGGTGTTTGGTTTTATGGGTGGCGGAAGCGGTGTTTCGTTTAAAATAGCGTTCGACCCGGCCTGCGATACTAACAACGCGGTATATCATATTATACAAAACACGCCGGGCATTAAAACCGTTACCAAAAGCGGTAAAGAGTTGCAGGAAGACCTGGAAAAAGGCCGTATTGTGGCGGTGCTGAATATTCAGAAGAATGGGAAGCTGGCTTCCGCTGCAGATAGCATGGCTTTTTTGAATGGGAACAAAGGCGCTGACTACAACATACAACTGAAAAGTTCCGAGGCGGTAAACCCGCAAACCCTGGCTACTTTTCAAAACATTTTTCTGGCAGGTATCATCAACAAGCTTAATAAAGGTACTTATCCTAACGTGCCTACTGTGGCAGATATAAGCCCTGATGTACAAAAGGTACCGGGCCGCATTTACCGCACTATCGACTTTATATTGCCTGGTCAGCTGGGCTTTTCGTTAATGAGTGCATCGGTGTTTGGGGTGGCATTCCTGTTTTTTAGCTTACGCCAGCAACTGGTGTTAAAGCGCTTTTTCGCTACACCTATCACCCGTCCGTATATTATCCTGGGCGAAGCATTGAGCCGTGTGATATTCCAGATGATCACTGCCGTGGTAATTGTGGTAATAGGTACGTTTGCCTTTCACTTTACCTTGGTAAAAGGTTTTGAAACCTTTCTGGAAATTATGTTCCTGAGCTTTCTGGCGCTGATTGTGTTTATGGGTTACGGTTTTATAGTAAGTGGCCTGGCCAAAACAGAAAGCACCATTCCTATGATGGCGAATATATTTACCCTGCCCCAGTTTTTACTGGCAGGCACCTTCTTTTCAATTGATGCTTTTCCGGCGTGGCTACAGCCACTTTGCCGCATATTACCGCTTACACATTTTAATGAAGCCATGCGCAATATTGCCTTTGAAGGGGCCAACCTTATCAGCTGCTGGCAAAACATTGGCGTAATGTTGATATGGGGTGTAATTGCCTATGCCGCTGCGGTAAAAGTTTTTAAATGGGAATAA
- the queG gene encoding tRNA epoxyqueuosine(34) reductase QueG: protein MLQVTHHTHLIKEWAQQLGFSYCGIARARMLDEDARRLESWLNKGMHGSMHYMEKNFELRVDPTRLVPGAKSVITLLMNYYPPEQQVTDAPRIAKYAYGEDYHEVIRPKLNDLLARIRLNIGAVEGRGFVDSAPVLERSWAQLTGAGWIGKNGNLISKQNGSFFFIATLIIDLELEYDDPFAKDFCGTCTKCIDACPTDAILPNKQVDGSKCISYFTIELKDMLIPDEMQGRFDDWMFGCDTCQDVCPWNRFSKAGSEPAFAPIPEVLNLKTQDWEALTEESFRTIFKNSPLKRSKFKGIQRNLQFLQYNGTPLPTKEEQ from the coding sequence ATGTTACAGGTAACACACCATACACACCTTATTAAGGAATGGGCACAGCAGCTGGGGTTTAGTTACTGTGGCATTGCCCGTGCACGTATGCTGGACGAAGATGCCCGCCGGCTGGAAAGCTGGCTAAACAAGGGCATGCACGGCAGTATGCATTACATGGAAAAGAATTTTGAGCTGCGGGTAGATCCAACCCGGCTGGTACCCGGTGCCAAATCGGTTATTACCCTGCTCATGAACTATTACCCGCCCGAACAGCAGGTTACAGATGCGCCACGTATTGCCAAATATGCCTACGGCGAAGATTATCACGAAGTAATACGCCCCAAACTAAACGACCTGCTGGCACGCATACGACTGAATATTGGCGCCGTGGAAGGCCGTGGTTTTGTGGATAGCGCTCCTGTGCTGGAACGCAGCTGGGCACAACTGACCGGGGCAGGGTGGATTGGCAAGAACGGCAACCTCATTTCCAAACAAAACGGTTCGTTCTTTTTTATAGCCACGCTTATTATCGACCTGGAATTGGAATATGACGATCCTTTTGCCAAAGACTTTTGCGGCACCTGCACCAAATGTATCGACGCCTGCCCTACTGATGCTATTTTACCCAATAAGCAGGTTGATGGCAGTAAGTGCATCAGCTATTTTACCATTGAGCTGAAAGACATGCTGATACCCGATGAAATGCAGGGACGGTTTGACGACTGGATGTTTGGTTGTGACACCTGCCAGGATGTGTGCCCCTGGAACCGCTTTAGTAAAGCAGGCTCAGAGCCCGCATTTGCACCTATACCGGAGGTGTTGAACCTGAAAACACAGGACTGGGAAGCCCTTACGGAAGAAAGCTTTCGCACCATCTTTAAAAACTCCCCTTTAAAGCGCAGTAAGTTTAAAGGCATACAGCGCAACCTGCAGTTTTTGCAATACAATGGTACACCACTCCCCACTAAGGAAGAACAGTAA
- a CDS encoding RNA polymerase sigma factor, which yields MAGNANAQHQLYQQYASVMLGVCYRYTKSMEDAQDVLQEGFINVFKNLAQFKMEGELGAWIRRIMVNAALNYLKRKKRYQYDMLLPEEHLHPVSDDDPIIQLNAKDVAMLIRQLPAGYQTIFNLHAVEGYPHVEIAQMMGITESTSRTQYMRARKLLIDWLTKPGVKKLNHAG from the coding sequence TTGGCAGGAAATGCTAACGCGCAGCATCAGCTTTACCAGCAGTATGCTTCGGTAATGCTGGGTGTGTGTTACCGGTATACCAAATCGATGGAGGATGCGCAGGATGTGTTGCAGGAAGGGTTTATTAACGTGTTTAAAAACCTGGCGCAGTTTAAAATGGAAGGCGAGCTGGGGGCCTGGATACGGAGGATTATGGTAAATGCCGCGCTCAACTACCTGAAACGTAAAAAGCGGTACCAGTATGATATGTTGTTGCCCGAAGAGCATTTGCACCCGGTTTCGGACGATGATCCGATTATTCAGCTGAACGCCAAAGATGTAGCTATGTTAATCCGGCAATTACCGGCCGGTTATCAAACAATATTCAACCTGCACGCTGTAGAAGGATACCCACATGTGGAAATAGCACAAATGATGGGTATTACGGAAAGCACTTCCCGTACACAATACATGCGTGCCCGTAAATTACTGATTGACTGGTTAACCAAACCAGGGGTTAAAAAACTGAACCATGCAGGATGA
- the ychF gene encoding redox-regulated ATPase YchF, whose protein sequence is MALQVGIVGLPNVGKSTLFNAVSISAKAQASNYRFCTIDPNVGLVDVPDERMKKLAELVNPNRIVPTQLEIVDIAGLVKGASKGEGLGNKFLGNIREVDAIIHVIRCFEDENVLREEGAINPVSDKEIIDTELQLKDLESVEKKMQKVEKQARVGSDAKAKAEFEVLTRCKEHLEKGKSIRGLGLSKEEKLAIEDLCLLTEKPVLYVANVDEASMHTGNKYSEALIANVKDEGAEVIIMNNSIEAQIAELETEDDKAMFMDEYKMTEPALHRLIRSAYKLLNLDTYFTAGVQEVRAWTIHKGWKAPQAASVIHTDFEKGFIKAEVIAYNDFVKYGSESACRDNGKLRIEGKEYIVQDGDVMHFRFNV, encoded by the coding sequence ATGGCTTTACAAGTAGGTATTGTAGGTTTGCCCAACGTAGGAAAATCAACCCTGTTCAACGCTGTAAGTATCAGCGCCAAAGCACAGGCAAGTAATTACCGTTTCTGTACTATCGATCCTAACGTGGGATTGGTAGATGTGCCTGACGAGCGCATGAAAAAACTGGCCGAGCTGGTAAATCCCAACCGTATTGTGCCCACACAGCTGGAAATAGTAGATATTGCCGGCCTGGTAAAAGGCGCCAGTAAAGGGGAAGGCTTAGGCAACAAATTCTTAGGTAACATACGCGAGGTGGATGCCATTATACATGTAATACGTTGTTTTGAAGATGAGAACGTACTGCGTGAAGAAGGTGCCATTAACCCCGTTAGCGATAAAGAGATCATTGACACCGAGCTGCAGCTGAAAGACCTGGAAAGCGTGGAAAAGAAAATGCAGAAGGTAGAGAAGCAAGCCCGTGTAGGCTCTGATGCCAAAGCAAAAGCGGAGTTTGAGGTATTAACCCGCTGTAAAGAACATCTGGAAAAAGGTAAAAGTATTCGCGGCCTGGGCTTAAGCAAAGAAGAAAAACTGGCTATTGAAGACCTGTGTTTATTAACAGAAAAACCGGTTTTATATGTAGCTAACGTTGACGAAGCTTCTATGCACACCGGCAACAAATACTCCGAAGCGCTTATTGCCAATGTAAAAGACGAGGGCGCAGAAGTAATTATTATGAACAACTCTATAGAGGCGCAGATTGCAGAACTGGAAACAGAAGATGACAAGGCGATGTTTATGGATGAGTATAAAATGACAGAGCCTGCCCTGCACCGCTTAATACGCAGCGCTTACAAACTGTTAAACCTGGATACTTACTTCACTGCCGGCGTTCAGGAAGTGCGTGCCTGGACCATTCACAAAGGATGGAAAGCACCACAGGCCGCAAGTGTAATTCACACCGATTTTGAAAAAGGCTTTATCAAGGCGGAAGTAATTGCCTATAACGACTTTGTTAAGTATGGCAGTGAATCAGCTTGTCGCGATAATGGTAAATTAAGAATTGAAGGTAAAGAGTACATTGTACAGGATGGTGATGTAATGCACTTCCGCTTTAACGTATAA
- a CDS encoding GH92 family glycosyl hydrolase yields MCKNYVVALGLLLCVAKSNAQNNAGGNYAQYVNPFIGTGAIDKNSLSGSNFPGACTPFGLVQLSPDTRENPDDPASGYDYNDDSIVGFSHTHLSGTGVADLFDFLFMPYTGNVVWNAAPTKSDSGYRSSFSHSQEQAKPGYYSVQLLSHQVKAELTATAHCGLHRYSFPAGKPAHVIIDLDHSLNKKRPYWVCKVITAHIAVVNDHTIEGYRIITGWSRLRKVYFRAEFSQPFASRLLKEGGHVIENGEVANGGTVKAVLNFTAGSTPVLVKVGVSAVSAEGARNNLAAEVTGFDFDGIAAQAWSNWNKELSVIATEGSEEQKTIFYTGLYHAFTQPNNIADADSSYTGTDYTVRKAADGTHYSTFSLWDTYRAAHPLYTLVQQQRTAGFINAMLRQYETYGYLPIWQLWGDENYCMIGNHAIPVIVDAYRKGIAGVDYQKAYEAIKASSLRSHPGSPFNLLEQYHYFPEDKQSQSVSITLEIAYDDWCVAQMAQQMGHTADYTYFTKRSMYYRNLYDQQTGFFRGKNSNGEWLPFNPLAYGGNGGSPFTEGNGWQYFWYVPQDVPGLINLVGGEKAFQNKLDTFFTLTAKPEDVNGNASGFIGQYAHGNEPSHHVIYLYNYAGQPWKAQQYAAEVMQQQYNNKANGYSGNEDCGQMSAWYIFSAMGFYPVNPASSVYAIGSPQLKKAVIHNANGKPFTMLAPAAGGNNIYIQQVLLNGKPYAKTYITHADITSGATIEFVMGIKPNKKWGTGADSRPPASTQ; encoded by the coding sequence ATGTGTAAAAATTATGTGGTTGCCCTCGGTTTGCTGCTTTGCGTTGCCAAAAGCAATGCACAAAACAATGCAGGCGGCAATTATGCACAATATGTAAATCCTTTTATAGGCACAGGCGCTATTGACAAAAACAGCCTGTCGGGCAGCAATTTTCCTGGGGCATGCACGCCTTTTGGGTTAGTGCAGCTAAGTCCGGATACCCGCGAAAATCCCGATGATCCTGCCAGCGGATACGATTACAACGACGATAGCATTGTAGGCTTTAGCCATACCCATTTAAGCGGTACGGGTGTTGCCGATTTGTTCGATTTTCTATTTATGCCCTATACAGGTAATGTAGTATGGAATGCGGCACCCACTAAAAGCGACAGTGGTTACCGTTCTTCCTTTTCGCATAGCCAGGAACAGGCAAAGCCGGGTTATTACAGCGTGCAGCTGTTAAGCCACCAGGTAAAGGCCGAACTCACTGCCACGGCGCATTGTGGCTTGCATCGTTATTCCTTTCCGGCAGGCAAGCCGGCGCATGTTATCATTGATCTTGACCATTCCCTCAATAAAAAGCGGCCTTACTGGGTGTGTAAGGTTATTACAGCACATATAGCGGTGGTGAACGATCATACTATTGAAGGATACCGCATTATCACGGGTTGGAGCCGTTTACGTAAAGTGTATTTCCGGGCAGAGTTTTCACAGCCCTTTGCATCGCGCCTGCTGAAAGAGGGAGGACATGTTATAGAAAACGGTGAGGTGGCTAATGGAGGTACTGTAAAAGCAGTGCTCAATTTTACAGCTGGCAGCACACCGGTGTTGGTAAAGGTGGGCGTTTCGGCTGTAAGTGCCGAAGGTGCGCGCAATAACCTGGCAGCAGAAGTAACCGGCTTCGATTTTGATGGCATAGCCGCACAGGCATGGAGCAACTGGAACAAAGAACTGTCGGTAATAGCAACAGAAGGATCAGAAGAACAGAAAACGATTTTTTATACAGGTTTATACCATGCCTTTACACAACCCAACAACATAGCCGATGCCGATAGCAGCTATACCGGCACTGATTATACGGTGCGTAAAGCCGCTGATGGCACGCACTACAGCACGTTTAGTTTGTGGGATACCTATCGTGCTGCCCATCCTTTATATACACTGGTGCAGCAGCAACGCACAGCAGGTTTTATCAATGCGATGTTACGGCAATACGAAACCTATGGCTATTTACCTATATGGCAGTTATGGGGTGATGAAAACTATTGCATGATAGGCAACCATGCCATTCCTGTTATTGTGGATGCTTACCGGAAAGGTATTGCAGGAGTAGACTATCAGAAGGCATATGAAGCCATAAAAGCTTCTTCTTTACGCAGTCATCCCGGCTCGCCTTTTAACCTGTTAGAGCAGTACCATTATTTCCCGGAAGATAAGCAGTCACAATCCGTGTCTATTACATTGGAAATAGCGTATGACGATTGGTGTGTAGCACAAATGGCGCAGCAGATGGGCCACACTGCAGACTATACCTACTTTACGAAAAGAAGCATGTATTACCGCAACCTGTACGATCAGCAAACGGGCTTTTTCCGTGGTAAAAACAGTAATGGGGAATGGTTACCTTTTAACCCGCTGGCTTATGGCGGCAATGGCGGTTCGCCTTTTACAGAGGGCAATGGCTGGCAATATTTCTGGTATGTGCCACAGGATGTGCCGGGACTGATAAACCTGGTAGGTGGGGAGAAGGCTTTCCAAAACAAGCTGGATACCTTTTTTACCCTCACTGCCAAGCCGGAAGATGTAAATGGTAATGCTTCTGGCTTTATAGGCCAGTATGCACATGGCAATGAACCCAGCCATCATGTAATATACCTGTATAACTATGCCGGCCAGCCGTGGAAAGCGCAGCAATATGCGGCAGAGGTAATGCAGCAGCAATACAACAACAAGGCTAACGGGTATTCGGGCAATGAAGACTGCGGACAAATGAGTGCCTGGTATATATTCAGTGCTATGGGCTTTTACCCGGTAAACCCGGCCAGTAGTGTTTACGCCATAGGCTCGCCCCAATTAAAAAAAGCGGTGATACATAATGCCAATGGTAAACCATTTACTATGCTAGCACCTGCCGCCGGGGGCAACAATATCTATATTCAGCAGGTGCTGCTCAATGGCAAGCCCTATGCTAAAACCTATATTACTCATGCAGATATTACCAGTGGGGCCACAATAGAGTTTGTAATGGGCATCAAACCCAATAAAAAATGGGGCACTGGGGCAGATAGCCGTCCGCCTGCCAGTACGCAATAA
- a CDS encoding SRPBCC family protein, whose product MKIIKLGLISVVVLFIIATLIGLLLPSTVTVSKAIDIQQSPDSVMGYLSDLKRWPEWIEGVKSNGFAVTTTATTGVGAKATVNKNIITITSVQKDKVLTLWEGSNGFNQDAVMEVYTNETRSMTTMHWSFTQKIGWYPWQRLGSFMNEKILGPVMEMSLSNLKKVVEQQ is encoded by the coding sequence ATGAAAATTATTAAGCTGGGGTTAATTAGTGTAGTAGTGTTATTTATCATAGCTACCTTAATTGGCCTGTTACTGCCTTCTACTGTAACCGTTTCTAAAGCTATTGACATTCAGCAATCGCCTGATAGTGTAATGGGCTACCTGAGTGATTTGAAGCGTTGGCCTGAATGGATTGAAGGCGTAAAAAGCAATGGATTTGCTGTTACCACTACGGCTACTACCGGGGTAGGCGCTAAAGCCACTGTAAATAAGAATATCATTACCATTACCAGCGTGCAAAAAGACAAAGTGCTTACCTTATGGGAAGGCAGCAATGGCTTTAACCAGGATGCGGTAATGGAAGTGTATACCAATGAAACCCGCTCTATGACTACCATGCACTGGTCGTTCACCCAAAAAATAGGCTGGTATCCCTGGCAAAGGCTGGGTTCTTTTATGAACGAAAAGATATTAGGCCCGGTAATGGAAATGAGCCTTTCCAACTTAAAAAAGGTAGTAGAGCAGCAGTAA
- a CDS encoding porin family protein produces MQDDSSLEKNMQQLMSGLEFEPDAAVWENIQRELHPEKKRRVAVWWWLAGVVLLLLFWGGRFWQQTGTKRPAQPAVAVTQQPAPENVAGTQLPQQAGGSETTTEANKASATIISNTKEPASAQPGNTVLAGGAAGVISGKTAKTGSSEKVISDKVHQQPRHWAGKKDAKALRIICEDFVQPSDANSFTPVLAGSGQQSPAVTGKSETVLYTVGDSVEITANNRAGEEKNTPANYPDPFTPVTGIVAPPQVASPKKQWNVYPLIAIGGGTLTGGVKQSSYYSYLVPSPDETNRNTFNSSVGTGGGGASGLTSAELYTSSTKVGPSFKVGFAVERELWRKWKLQTGLQLQYLSYQVNLLYDYQRPVGMSVGKQDYHLRYTMYYAGVPTLLQYQATNGWGISGGVIHNLAISAKEGDNSYSNTIRRYVPAGYLSLDISAGKIAQQQLIVSPFVQYGLQGAFKGNVTDKKVLQAGVQVVWHVKQ; encoded by the coding sequence ATGCAGGATGATAGTTCATTAGAGAAGAATATGCAGCAACTAATGAGCGGGCTTGAATTTGAGCCGGATGCTGCAGTATGGGAAAATATTCAACGGGAATTGCACCCGGAGAAAAAACGCAGGGTAGCAGTATGGTGGTGGCTGGCCGGGGTAGTACTATTGTTGCTTTTCTGGGGAGGAAGGTTTTGGCAACAAACAGGAACTAAGCGGCCGGCCCAGCCTGCTGTTGCAGTAACGCAGCAGCCAGCGCCGGAAAATGTTGCAGGCACACAGCTGCCACAACAGGCGGGTGGTAGCGAAACCACTACCGAAGCAAACAAGGCTTCTGCAACCATTATTTCCAACACAAAAGAACCTGCATCAGCCCAACCAGGCAACACGGTGTTAGCTGGAGGCGCAGCGGGTGTCATTTCTGGTAAAACAGCAAAAACAGGCAGTAGTGAGAAAGTAATATCCGATAAAGTACACCAACAGCCAAGGCATTGGGCCGGAAAGAAGGACGCTAAAGCATTGAGAATCATCTGTGAAGATTTTGTACAGCCATCTGATGCTAACTCCTTTACACCGGTTTTAGCAGGTAGCGGGCAGCAAAGCCCGGCTGTAACAGGTAAAAGTGAAACGGTGTTGTATACAGTGGGAGATAGCGTGGAAATAACAGCAAATAACCGTGCAGGAGAAGAAAAAAACACCCCTGCAAACTACCCCGATCCGTTTACACCGGTAACAGGTATTGTGGCTCCACCGCAAGTGGCTTCACCTAAAAAACAGTGGAATGTGTATCCATTAATAGCTATAGGCGGAGGTACACTAACCGGCGGTGTGAAACAAAGTTCTTATTATTCTTATCTGGTTCCTTCCCCTGACGAAACTAATAGAAATACTTTTAATTCCAGCGTAGGCACGGGTGGTGGTGGCGCTAGTGGTTTAACAAGTGCTGAACTGTATACCAGTTCCACTAAAGTTGGCCCATCTTTTAAAGTAGGGTTTGCTGTGGAAAGAGAACTATGGCGCAAATGGAAGCTGCAAACCGGTTTACAATTGCAATACCTGTCGTACCAGGTGAATTTGTTGTACGACTACCAGCGTCCTGTGGGGATGTCGGTAGGCAAACAGGATTACCATCTCCGTTATACCATGTATTATGCTGGTGTTCCTACCTTATTGCAATACCAGGCAACGAACGGGTGGGGTATTTCCGGTGGTGTGATTCATAATCTGGCTATATCTGCAAAAGAAGGAGATAACAGTTATTCTAATACTATACGGAGGTATGTGCCTGCGGGATATTTATCACTGGATATATCTGCCGGTAAAATAGCGCAGCAACAACTCATCGTCAGCCCGTTTGTGCAATACGGCTTACAGGGTGCATTTAAAGGTAATGTAACCGATAAAAAAGTATTACAGGCAGGTGTACAGGTGGTGTGGCATGTAAAGCAATAA
- the bioA gene encoding adenosylmethionine--8-amino-7-oxononanoate transaminase, producing MNLVEKDKKYIWHPFTPQKNMAAPVAIVKGKETLLYDENGHAYIDAISSWWVTLHGHAHPYIAEKLYQQALTLEQVIFAGFTHEPAVTLAEKLLPLLPGSFARIFYSDNGSTSTEVALKMSLQYWWNQQQPQRKKILAFRNSYHGDTFGAMSVSDRGVFTMAFHDLLFEVIFIDTPTSNNLPATLAILQQQHPHIAAFIYEPLVQGAGGMQFYEASAMNQLLQAVQQYGIICIADEVMTGFGRTGKLFASEYLTYQPDIICLSKGLTGGTMALGVTACVQRIYDAFVQDDKLKTFFHGHSFTANPLACTTAVASLELLEKENSMAKVEWISNRNKLFASTLLAFAQVKNIRTLGTILAFEVDKGKDEYLNNISHTITQQCMQAGVYLRPLGNTVYIMPPYCITSAQLDKVYTTLLEVINAVTE from the coding sequence ATGAACCTGGTAGAAAAAGACAAAAAGTACATCTGGCATCCTTTTACCCCTCAAAAGAATATGGCTGCCCCTGTGGCCATTGTAAAAGGCAAAGAAACGCTTTTGTATGACGAGAACGGCCACGCTTACATTGACGCCATCAGCAGCTGGTGGGTAACCCTTCACGGACATGCCCATCCCTATATTGCCGAAAAGCTTTACCAGCAGGCGCTTACGCTGGAACAGGTGATTTTTGCCGGTTTTACGCACGAGCCCGCCGTTACCCTGGCTGAAAAACTACTGCCCCTGCTGCCCGGCAGCTTTGCGCGTATTTTTTACAGCGATAATGGCTCTACCTCTACCGAAGTAGCCCTGAAAATGAGTCTGCAATACTGGTGGAACCAGCAACAGCCCCAACGTAAAAAAATACTGGCGTTCAGGAATTCCTATCATGGAGATACGTTTGGCGCTATGAGTGTGAGCGACCGGGGCGTGTTTACCATGGCCTTTCACGATTTGCTGTTTGAAGTTATTTTTATAGATACCCCTACTTCCAACAACCTGCCGGCAACATTAGCCATCCTGCAACAGCAGCACCCACACATAGCCGCCTTTATTTACGAGCCATTGGTGCAAGGCGCAGGTGGCATGCAGTTTTACGAAGCCAGCGCCATGAATCAACTGCTGCAAGCCGTGCAGCAATATGGCATTATCTGCATTGCCGATGAGGTGATGACGGGGTTTGGACGCACCGGGAAACTGTTTGCCAGCGAATATCTTACTTACCAGCCCGATATTATTTGCCTGAGCAAAGGCTTAACAGGCGGCACCATGGCGTTAGGCGTTACCGCCTGCGTACAACGCATTTACGATGCTTTTGTACAGGACGATAAACTCAAAACCTTTTTCCACGGCCACTCCTTTACCGCCAATCCGCTTGCCTGCACTACTGCTGTAGCCAGCCTGGAATTGCTGGAGAAAGAAAACAGTATGGCCAAAGTGGAATGGATCAGTAACCGCAACAAACTATTTGCTTCTACCCTGCTGGCTTTTGCTCAGGTAAAAAATATACGCACACTGGGCACTATACTGGCCTTTGAAGTAGATAAGGGCAAAGATGAATACCTCAACAACATCAGCCATACCATTACACAGCAATGTATGCAGGCCGGTGTGTATCTGCGTCCATTGGGCAATACGGTATATATTATGCCGCCCTACTGCATTACATCAGCACAGCTGGACAAGGTATATACCACTTTATTAGAGGTGATTAATGCAGTAACCGAATAA